In one Nocardioides sp. NBC_00368 genomic region, the following are encoded:
- a CDS encoding D-arabinono-1,4-lactone oxidase, whose translation MSEWQNWAGNQHAGSVEVIAPRDEAELAAVVVAATEAGRKVKPIGAGHSFTAIGSPVDVQVSLDRISGIVRADSTTGLVTVRGGTRLKVLNRALEALGLSMTNLGDIEEQSISGAISTGTHGTGARFGGLATQVRGLRLLLADGSVLSCSATENPEVFDLARVGLGALGIIVEVTLQTEPLFALSAREGNGELADVMSGFEEHSSGTDHFEFYWFPHTTRVLTKHNTRLPLPETPLAPVGPVRGWFDDELLSNTAFGATVGLGLRVPGLVKPLARFAASALSPREFTDISYRVFTSERKVRFVESEYAVPRAAGMQVLASLRQAVEASSWHISFPVEVRVAGADDIPLSTGFERENVYIAIHTAPASPWRAEYFAAFERIAGEAGGRPHWGKMHTLSAADLAERYPRFGDFVALRDKLDPSRAFGNPYLEQVLGS comes from the coding sequence GTGAGCGAATGGCAGAACTGGGCGGGCAACCAGCACGCGGGATCGGTCGAGGTCATCGCGCCTCGCGACGAGGCGGAGCTCGCGGCGGTCGTGGTGGCCGCGACCGAGGCCGGCCGGAAGGTCAAGCCGATCGGTGCGGGACACTCCTTCACCGCCATCGGCTCGCCGGTGGACGTCCAGGTCAGCCTCGACCGGATCTCTGGGATCGTACGAGCCGACTCGACCACGGGGCTCGTGACGGTCCGTGGCGGCACCCGCCTCAAGGTGCTCAACCGTGCGCTCGAGGCGCTCGGGCTCTCGATGACCAACCTCGGCGACATCGAGGAGCAGTCGATCTCGGGGGCGATCTCGACCGGCACCCACGGCACCGGGGCCCGCTTCGGCGGCCTGGCGACGCAGGTACGCGGCCTCCGGCTGCTCCTCGCCGACGGCTCCGTCCTCTCGTGCTCGGCGACGGAGAATCCCGAGGTCTTCGACCTCGCCCGGGTGGGGCTGGGTGCGCTCGGGATCATCGTGGAGGTCACGCTGCAGACCGAGCCGCTGTTCGCGCTCAGCGCGCGTGAGGGCAACGGCGAGCTCGCCGACGTGATGAGCGGCTTCGAGGAGCACTCCTCGGGGACCGACCACTTCGAGTTCTACTGGTTCCCGCACACCACCCGGGTGCTGACCAAGCACAACACCCGGCTGCCGCTGCCGGAGACGCCGCTGGCCCCGGTGGGCCCGGTCCGGGGGTGGTTCGACGACGAGCTGCTCTCCAACACCGCGTTCGGCGCGACCGTCGGCCTCGGTCTCCGTGTCCCCGGCCTGGTCAAGCCGCTGGCGCGCTTCGCCGCCTCGGCCCTCTCGCCGCGCGAGTTCACCGACATCTCCTACCGGGTCTTCACCTCGGAGCGGAAGGTGCGGTTCGTGGAGAGCGAGTACGCCGTCCCGCGGGCCGCCGGAATGCAGGTCCTCGCCTCGCTGCGGCAGGCCGTCGAGGCGTCCTCGTGGCACATCTCCTTCCCGGTCGAGGTCCGGGTCGCCGGCGCCGACGACATCCCGCTGTCCACCGGGTTCGAACGCGAGAACGTCTACATCGCCATCCACACCGCCCCGGCCTCGCCGTGGCGGGCGGAGTACTTCGCGGCCTTCGAACGGATCGCCGGCGAGGCCGGTGGCCGCCCGCACTGGGGCAAGATGCACACGCTCTCCGCCGCCGACCTGGCCGAGCGCTATCCGCGGTTCGGTGACTTCGTCGCGCTGCGCGACAAGCTCGACCCGTCCCGCGCCTTCGGCAACCCCTATCTGGAGCAGGTCCTCGGCTCTTAA
- a CDS encoding TetR/AcrR family transcriptional regulator, with amino-acid sequence MAKRAAQRAMTRQLLLDAAMDRFVASGYAATTIDEIASAAGTTRVTFYAYFPSKSEVIKALVAERLEDELIQIRSPEGSSLGGLADAVAAGTREQLGSWIRQAMARWPGVRPIVTVARAAQAVDPDLSHIVDAWTDETIEDVSAGLDKADRFDADSRRLRGALAVGQLDYLFQRWSDGFWGVEHDRMCELVTESWFQLLGE; translated from the coding sequence ATGGCCAAGCGTGCGGCTCAGAGGGCGATGACTCGCCAGCTCCTGCTGGATGCAGCGATGGATCGGTTCGTCGCGAGCGGCTACGCAGCCACGACGATCGATGAGATCGCCTCGGCGGCGGGCACCACCCGGGTGACGTTCTATGCCTACTTCCCCTCGAAGTCGGAGGTCATCAAGGCCTTGGTCGCCGAGCGCCTCGAGGACGAGCTGATCCAGATTCGTTCCCCCGAGGGCAGCTCGCTCGGCGGCCTCGCCGATGCGGTGGCGGCCGGCACCCGCGAGCAGCTCGGTTCCTGGATCCGGCAGGCCATGGCCCGGTGGCCGGGGGTGCGTCCGATCGTCACGGTCGCCCGGGCAGCCCAGGCCGTCGATCCCGATCTCAGCCATATCGTCGACGCCTGGACGGACGAGACGATCGAGGACGTCAGCGCGGGTCTGGACAAGGCGGACCGGTTCGACGCCGACAGCCGGCGGCTGCGCGGCGCACTGGCGGTCGGCCAGCTCGACTATCTGTTCCAGCGCTGGTCGGACGGGTTCTGGGGTGTCGAGCACGACCGCATGTGCGAGCTGGTCACCGAGAGCTGGTTCCAGCTGCTGGGCGAGTGA
- a CDS encoding alanine racemase, with product MDDHVTWADKGFMEPGEAVDLTTYATSGRNLFDGSFTWPVMALKKNALEHNIATLAKFAEEHGLLLAPHGKTTMAPSLYRRQLDAGAWAITVASPSQALVARRAGVRRVLVANEILDHSALSWVASERAADPEFLHLHWVDSVEGVEAAAEASALVGVEDRPLAVLIDLGFPGGRTGTRSVEQAVELARVVDSTPGVLLAGVAGYEGGLETAEEVGDYFDRLEELASILFTEGLVAADAIVSAGGSAFFDVLAERWSAGWPEGMTPRKVLRSGTYLTHDHGLYAATTPYNRIAGSLDPAIEVWAQVVSAPEDGLVIVGMGRRDVPYDNGMPIPLTVRRSGFGGAEELAGTVEKLGDQHAFLRTDAGLRPGDLVSFGISHPCTAFDKWRLIPVVDLDYTVTDLVRTYF from the coding sequence ATGGACGATCATGTGACCTGGGCGGACAAGGGCTTCATGGAACCGGGGGAAGCCGTCGATCTCACCACCTACGCAACCTCCGGCCGCAACCTCTTCGACGGCTCGTTCACCTGGCCGGTGATGGCGCTCAAGAAGAACGCGCTGGAGCACAACATCGCGACCCTCGCGAAGTTCGCGGAGGAGCACGGACTGTTGCTCGCCCCGCACGGCAAGACCACGATGGCGCCGTCGCTCTACCGGCGGCAGCTCGACGCCGGCGCGTGGGCGATCACGGTCGCCTCGCCCAGCCAGGCGCTGGTCGCCCGCCGCGCCGGCGTACGCCGGGTCCTGGTCGCCAACGAGATCCTCGACCACAGCGCGCTGAGCTGGGTGGCCTCCGAGCGTGCGGCCGACCCCGAGTTCCTCCACCTGCACTGGGTCGACTCGGTCGAGGGCGTCGAGGCGGCGGCCGAGGCGTCGGCCCTGGTGGGCGTCGAGGACCGGCCGCTGGCCGTGTTGATCGACCTGGGCTTCCCGGGCGGACGTACCGGCACCCGCTCCGTCGAGCAGGCGGTCGAGCTCGCGCGCGTGGTCGACTCCACGCCCGGCGTACTCCTCGCCGGGGTGGCCGGCTACGAGGGCGGACTGGAGACGGCCGAGGAGGTCGGCGACTACTTCGACCGTCTCGAGGAGCTCGCCTCGATCCTGTTCACCGAGGGCCTCGTCGCCGCCGATGCCATCGTCTCGGCGGGCGGGAGCGCCTTCTTCGACGTCCTCGCCGAGCGCTGGTCCGCGGGCTGGCCCGAGGGGATGACGCCTCGCAAGGTGCTGCGCAGCGGGACCTACCTCACCCACGACCACGGCCTCTACGCCGCCACGACGCCCTACAACCGCATCGCGGGGAGCCTGGACCCGGCCATCGAGGTGTGGGCCCAGGTCGTCTCGGCCCCCGAGGACGGGCTGGTCATCGTGGGTATGGGCCGGCGGGACGTGCCCTACGACAACGGCATGCCGATCCCGCTCACGGTGCGGCGCAGCGGCTTCGGCGGTGCGGAGGAGCTGGCGGGCACCGTCGAGAAGCTGGGCGACCAGCACGCCTTCCTGCGCACCGACGCCGGCCTGCGGCCGGGCGACCTGGTCAGCTTCGGGATCTCGCACCCGTGCACGGCGTTCGACAAGTGGCGGCTGATCCCTGTCGTCGACCTCGACTACACGGTGACGGACCTGGTCCGGACGTACTTCTGA
- a CDS encoding amino acid deaminase/aldolase, protein MVKPSIQRSHHLSAQQHERLDRATAALDGPVGAVDLEAFDANADDLVRRAAGTPIRVASKSVRCRALIDRVLAREGYEGILAFTLPEALWLAETHYDIVIGYPTVDRAALAALAKDEEKLARITLMVDSAEGLSLVKAAIGTPVAPVRVAIDLDAALVIAHRIWLGARRSPVRTPEEAVALARIVAEDPDFQLVGLMAYEGQVAGTVDRPLGGNPPAPVIRRMKKASIAEITERRGKIVAAVRSLTDLEFVNGGGTGSIESTRADTSVTEIAAGSGLYGPTLFDRYDGFTPHPAAYFGLSVVRRPAPGIVTVAGGGWIASGPPGLDRVPSPTYPFGLEYVATEGAGEVQTPLRGHAADELAIGDKVWFRHAKAGEVCERLDTLHLIEGDSIITVAPTYRGEGQTFL, encoded by the coding sequence GTGGTCAAGCCCTCTATTCAACGCTCCCACCATCTCTCGGCCCAGCAGCACGAACGGCTCGATCGTGCGACCGCCGCTCTCGACGGTCCCGTCGGGGCCGTCGACCTGGAGGCGTTCGACGCCAACGCCGACGACCTCGTGCGCCGAGCCGCCGGCACCCCGATCCGAGTCGCCAGCAAGTCCGTACGCTGCCGGGCGCTGATCGACCGCGTGCTCGCCCGTGAGGGATATGAGGGGATCCTGGCCTTCACGCTGCCCGAGGCGCTGTGGCTGGCCGAGACGCACTACGACATCGTGATCGGCTACCCGACCGTCGACCGGGCCGCGCTCGCCGCGCTCGCGAAGGACGAGGAGAAGCTCGCCCGGATCACGCTGATGGTGGACAGTGCCGAGGGGTTGTCGCTGGTCAAGGCCGCGATCGGCACCCCGGTCGCCCCCGTACGCGTGGCCATCGACCTCGACGCCGCGCTGGTCATCGCGCACCGCATCTGGCTCGGCGCCCGCCGCTCGCCGGTCCGCACCCCGGAGGAAGCCGTCGCGCTGGCCCGGATCGTCGCCGAGGACCCTGACTTCCAGCTGGTCGGGCTGATGGCCTACGAGGGCCAGGTCGCCGGCACCGTCGATCGTCCGCTCGGCGGCAACCCGCCCGCCCCGGTGATCCGGCGGATGAAGAAGGCCTCCATCGCCGAGATCACCGAGCGCCGCGGGAAGATCGTCGCGGCCGTGCGCTCCCTGACCGATCTCGAGTTCGTCAACGGTGGCGGCACCGGCTCGATCGAGTCCACGAGGGCCGACACGTCGGTCACCGAGATCGCGGCCGGCTCCGGCCTCTACGGTCCGACCCTCTTCGACCGCTACGACGGCTTCACGCCTCACCCGGCGGCCTACTTCGGGCTGAGCGTCGTGCGTCGTCCCGCGCCAGGCATCGTCACCGTCGCCGGGGGCGGCTGGATCGCCTCGGGCCCGCCGGGACTCGACCGGGTCCCGAGCCCCACCTACCCCTTCGGCCTGGAGTACGTCGCCACCGAAGGCGCCGGGGAGGTCCAGACCCCGCTGCGCGGGCATGCCGCCGACGAGCTCGCGATCGGCGACAAGGTCTGGTTCCGCCATGCCAAGGCCGGCGAGGTGTGCGAACGGCTCGACACCCTCCACCTGATCGAGGGCGACTCGATCATCACCGTCGCACCGACGTACCGCGGTGAGGGCCAGACCTTCCTGTGA